In Nostoc sp. GT001, a genomic segment contains:
- a CDS encoding DUF1823 family protein has protein sequence MSNLPPLNTETIWAILDDKLDDATVNQLLWHYLGYRYDSSIAQWDVSQVAPEWHNDYPQPPDFIESRPATVKLTRSIPAENKQMLKEKLGFKGYKIGEFGPRQTRRATAANWLLSYLQQANRKKD, from the coding sequence ATGTCTAACCTGCCACCACTTAATACAGAAACAATTTGGGCGATTCTTGATGATAAACTTGATGATGCCACAGTCAACCAGTTGCTATGGCATTATTTAGGCTATCGCTATGACTCCTCAATTGCACAATGGGATGTTAGCCAAGTTGCACCAGAATGGCATAATGATTACCCACAACCACCAGATTTCATTGAATCTCGCCCCGCAACTGTCAAGCTGACTCGTTCCATTCCTGCTGAAAATAAACAAATGCTAAAAGAAAAGTTGGGTTTCAAAGGTTACAAAATTGGGGAATTTGGACCTCGGCAAACTCGCAGGGCGACAGCGGCAAATTGGTTATTAAGTTATCTACAACAAGCTAATCGCAAAAAAGATTAA